The following proteins come from a genomic window of Corallococcus sp. NCRR:
- the asd gene encoding archaetidylserine decarboxylase (Phosphatidylserine decarboxylase is synthesized as a single chain precursor. Generation of the pyruvoyl active site from a Ser is coupled to cleavage of a Gly-Ser bond between the larger (beta) and smaller (alpha chains). It is an integral membrane protein.): MNEQTFMKLMRVLPKSAVSSAVGLATRLPAPAPVHHWAMRTFAKAYNVDMEEAEHSFEKYPTFAQFFTRGLKPGLRPVDAGEKVVVSPVDGRVSQVGYADNGRCLQAKGIEYTVDELLGDAQAAKPFHGGAWTTVYLSPRDYHRIHSPLGGTITGYAYIPGEFWPVNPASVKNKQSLFCVNERLVTYLDTVAGKVAVVKVGATCVSRIKASYEDITTHVGQPGKVHSYSAGIPVEKGGELGRFEMGSTVILCFEPGRVRWDDSMQPEAVVRMGTRIGVIT; encoded by the coding sequence ATGAACGAACAGACCTTCATGAAGTTGATGCGCGTGCTGCCCAAGTCGGCGGTGTCCTCCGCGGTGGGCCTGGCCACGCGCCTGCCCGCGCCCGCGCCGGTGCACCACTGGGCCATGCGCACCTTCGCCAAGGCGTACAACGTGGACATGGAGGAGGCGGAGCACTCCTTCGAGAAGTACCCGACCTTCGCCCAGTTCTTCACCCGCGGCCTGAAGCCGGGCCTGCGCCCGGTGGACGCCGGCGAGAAGGTCGTCGTGTCCCCGGTGGACGGCCGGGTGTCCCAGGTGGGCTACGCGGACAACGGCCGCTGCCTGCAGGCCAAGGGCATTGAGTACACGGTGGACGAGCTGTTGGGCGACGCGCAGGCGGCGAAGCCCTTCCACGGCGGCGCCTGGACGACGGTGTACCTGTCCCCGCGCGACTACCACCGCATCCACTCGCCGCTGGGCGGCACCATCACCGGGTACGCGTACATCCCGGGTGAGTTCTGGCCGGTGAACCCCGCGTCGGTGAAGAACAAGCAGTCGCTGTTCTGCGTGAACGAGCGGCTCGTCACGTACCTGGACACCGTGGCCGGCAAGGTGGCGGTGGTGAAGGTGGGCGCCACCTGCGTGTCGCGCATCAAGGCGTCCTACGAGGACATCACCACGCACGTGGGCCAGCCCGGCAAGGTGCACAGCTACAGCGCGGGCATCCCGGTGGAGAAGGGCGGCGAATTGGGCCGCTTCGAGATGGGCTCCACCGTCATCCTCTGCTTCGAGCCCGGCCGCGTGCGCTGGGACGACAGCATGCAGCCCGAAGCGGTGGTGCGCATGGGCACGCGTATCGGAGTCATCACGTGA
- the hisS gene encoding histidine--tRNA ligase has protein sequence MNDLLPGEIEIWQFVESTARTLFGRFGYGEVRTPMVEDTALFVRSVGEETDIVGKEMYTFEDKGGRSLSLRPEGTAPAARAYIEHSVNNQEPVSRWFYMGPMFRYERMKTGRYRQFYQIGAEAYGAKEPAQDAELMDVVVQFLEALGLTDISLNINSLGDDNCRPAYHAKLVEYLNAHREELCADCQQRLERNPLRVLDCKNEKCQAVAAAGPNVLEFLCEPCRAHFTDLQRKLGVLGIKYVVNHRLVRGLDYYTRTVFEFIASHPALGTASTVGGGGRYDKMMKGLGGPDVPAVGYAMGLDRLVLLLKESGKTFVQRPDLFIAVADEGSQDEGLKLASRLRREGLKVDFDTRGGSLKSQMKRADKSGARFTLVLGEQERTTGQAKLKPMAGGEPVPVALDSVAATVRAQPDAPAPVPTA, from the coding sequence ATGAACGACCTTCTGCCGGGCGAAATCGAGATCTGGCAGTTCGTCGAGTCCACGGCGCGCACGCTGTTCGGCCGCTTTGGCTACGGCGAGGTGCGCACGCCGATGGTGGAGGACACGGCCCTCTTCGTGCGCAGCGTGGGCGAGGAGACGGACATCGTCGGCAAGGAGATGTACACCTTCGAGGACAAGGGCGGCCGCAGCCTGTCCCTGCGTCCGGAGGGCACCGCGCCCGCGGCGCGCGCGTACATCGAGCACTCGGTGAACAACCAGGAGCCGGTGTCCCGCTGGTTCTACATGGGGCCCATGTTCCGCTACGAGCGGATGAAGACGGGCCGCTACCGCCAGTTCTACCAGATTGGCGCGGAGGCCTACGGCGCGAAGGAGCCCGCGCAGGACGCGGAGCTGATGGACGTGGTGGTGCAGTTCCTGGAGGCCCTGGGCCTCACGGACATCAGCCTGAACATCAACTCGCTGGGCGACGACAACTGCCGGCCCGCGTACCACGCGAAGCTGGTGGAGTACCTCAACGCGCACCGGGAAGAGCTGTGCGCGGACTGCCAGCAGCGGCTGGAGCGCAACCCGCTGCGCGTCCTGGACTGCAAGAACGAGAAGTGCCAGGCGGTGGCCGCCGCCGGGCCCAACGTGCTCGAGTTCCTGTGCGAGCCGTGCCGCGCGCACTTCACGGACCTGCAGCGCAAGCTGGGCGTGCTGGGCATCAAGTACGTGGTGAACCACCGGCTGGTGCGCGGCCTGGACTACTACACGCGCACCGTCTTCGAGTTCATCGCCTCGCACCCCGCGCTGGGCACCGCCAGCACGGTGGGCGGCGGCGGGCGCTACGACAAGATGATGAAGGGCCTGGGCGGGCCGGACGTGCCCGCGGTGGGCTACGCCATGGGCCTGGACCGGCTGGTGCTGCTGCTCAAGGAGAGCGGCAAGACGTTCGTCCAGCGGCCGGACCTGTTCATCGCCGTGGCGGACGAGGGCTCGCAGGACGAGGGTCTGAAGCTGGCCAGCCGCCTGCGCCGCGAGGGCCTCAAGGTGGACTTCGACACGCGCGGCGGCAGCCTCAAGAGCCAGATGAAGCGCGCGGACAAGTCCGGCGCCCGCTTCACGCTGGTGCTGGGCGAGCAGGAGCGCACCACGGGCCAGGCGAAGCTCAAGCCCATGGCGGGCGGAGAGCCCGTCCCCGTGGCGCTCGACAGCGTCGCCGCCACCGTGCGCGCGCAGCCGGACGCTCCGGCTCCGGTCCCCACGGCCTGA
- a CDS encoding S24/S26 family peptidase, which yields MSSAPQPVSMIDGLRWIPVAGDSMWPSLRAGDVAEVEPLVEAPRPGEVVLARFESSLVLHRVRWCDGSFCALRGDNGGMEDPPLPLIRILGRARRVRRGGTLLEMDRWDVGPRRLGRWRATLKRQVAAWLGRTVRA from the coding sequence ATGTCGAGCGCTCCGCAGCCCGTCTCCATGATCGATGGCCTCCGTTGGATCCCTGTCGCCGGGGACAGCATGTGGCCGTCTTTGCGTGCGGGGGACGTGGCGGAGGTGGAGCCGCTGGTGGAGGCGCCGCGCCCGGGTGAGGTGGTGCTGGCGCGCTTCGAGTCCTCGCTGGTGCTGCACCGGGTTCGCTGGTGCGACGGCAGCTTCTGCGCGCTTCGCGGGGACAATGGCGGCATGGAAGATCCGCCGCTGCCTCTCATCCGTATCCTGGGACGCGCGCGGCGTGTGCGCCGGGGCGGGACGCTGTTGGAGATGGACCGTTGGGACGTGGGGCCGCGGCGGCTGGGCCGCTGGCGCGCGACGCTGAAGCGCCAGGTGGCCGCGTGGCTGGGAAGGACGGTCCGCGCATGA
- a CDS encoding PqqD family protein produces the protein MSFQEGSVPRRRLGTSGEGFGADFLVLDAEGRTLRGLNPTAARIWALCDGQRTARAVAEQVASEFSTDVGPVLTDTLRFLEELQRRGLLDEVRAPAGAAPLEET, from the coding sequence ATGAGCTTTCAGGAAGGCAGCGTTCCCCGGCGGCGTCTGGGGACCTCGGGGGAGGGCTTCGGCGCGGACTTCCTGGTGCTGGACGCGGAGGGGCGCACGCTGCGCGGGCTCAACCCCACGGCGGCGCGCATCTGGGCGCTGTGCGACGGACAGCGCACGGCCCGGGCGGTGGCGGAGCAGGTGGCTTCCGAGTTTTCGACCGACGTCGGTCCGGTGCTGACCGACACGCTGCGCTTCCTGGAGGAGCTTCAGCGGCGGGGCCTGTTGGACGAAGTGCGCGCGCCGGCCGGTGCCGCGCCTCTGGAGGAAACATGA
- a CDS encoding outer membrane protein assembly factor BamB family protein, with protein MGVLTNTANPSEDGAERFRPVKMPSTIGSRFPVVPLLGRPGQQWLVVGDESGVPAVINAATGEFLWKNTTLGLGRISSFPVTQLLDYANPEYRTTYSNVDLAIFATRNSSAQNQVVALNAATGALIWRYRPGDLGMVTGSMLVDYSKNRLYVATASGVSTDTLRVLNSLTGAEVARLELGDLEYGVVRNATSNQILVTANDGRVYGVSPDNHSRVWTAAVRSGTAQAFTHFARPQGRGFIVATEDNKVERYEVVEANGTGVPELKWSAPIPARPTGLFTLNLGGSVRVYVGSADGKVHQLDGELGTETGQVTVGPAQRLYTPTIDHTVNRLHVGTEDGRICAFPVPF; from the coding sequence GTGGGCGTCCTCACGAACACCGCGAACCCGTCCGAGGACGGCGCCGAGCGGTTCCGGCCCGTGAAGATGCCGAGCACGATTGGCAGCCGCTTCCCGGTGGTGCCGCTGCTGGGCCGGCCCGGACAGCAGTGGCTCGTCGTGGGCGACGAGTCCGGTGTGCCGGCGGTGATCAACGCGGCCACGGGCGAGTTCCTCTGGAAGAACACCACGCTGGGCCTGGGGCGCATCAGCTCGTTCCCGGTGACGCAGCTGCTCGACTACGCGAACCCGGAGTACCGGACGACGTACTCGAACGTGGACCTGGCCATCTTCGCCACGCGCAACTCGTCCGCGCAGAACCAGGTGGTCGCGCTGAACGCGGCCACCGGCGCGCTCATCTGGCGCTACCGGCCCGGGGACCTGGGCATGGTGACCGGCAGCATGCTGGTGGACTACTCGAAGAACCGGCTCTACGTGGCGACGGCCTCTGGCGTGAGCACGGACACTCTGCGCGTGCTCAACAGCCTCACGGGCGCGGAGGTCGCGCGGCTGGAGCTGGGCGACCTGGAGTACGGCGTGGTCCGCAACGCCACGAGCAACCAGATCCTGGTCACCGCCAATGACGGCCGGGTGTACGGCGTGAGTCCGGACAACCATTCCAGGGTCTGGACGGCCGCCGTGCGGTCCGGCACGGCGCAGGCGTTCACCCACTTCGCGAGGCCCCAGGGCCGGGGCTTCATCGTGGCCACGGAGGACAACAAGGTCGAGCGCTACGAGGTGGTCGAGGCGAACGGGACCGGTGTGCCCGAGCTGAAGTGGTCAGCGCCCATCCCGGCGCGCCCCACCGGTCTGTTCACCCTCAACCTGGGTGGCTCGGTGCGCGTCTACGTTGGAAGCGCGGACGGCAAGGTGCACCAACTGGATGGCGAACTGGGGACCGAGACCGGGCAGGTGACCGTGGGCCCGGCGCAGAGGCTCTACACGCCGACCATCGACCACACCGTGAACCGGTTGCATGTCGGTACCGAGGATGGTCGTATCTGTGCCTTCCCGGTGCCCTTCTAG
- the miaA gene encoding tRNA (adenosine(37)-N6)-dimethylallyltransferase MiaA encodes MPLTVIAGPTASGKTALAIAWARDVGGEIVSADSQQVYRAFDIGTAKPTAEELAAVPHQLVSCVDPLEPFSAAEYQRRADAAIADIASRGRPVFVVGGTGLYLRILLHGVVDAPGALPSLRAELEALAAEQGREAVHRRLAEVDPETAAKLPPQDLVRVVRALEIHAQTGVPASEFRRAHAFAPDRYPFQLYVLEPPREALYAAINARTEALFSRGLVEETRALLEQGYADAAPMRSVGYVQARAVVEGRMTREKAIADTAQETRRYAKRQLTWFRKEPGAVFLAPPYARPAPRAR; translated from the coding sequence GTGCCGTTGACGGTGATCGCTGGACCCACGGCGTCGGGGAAGACGGCGTTGGCCATCGCCTGGGCTCGCGACGTGGGCGGGGAGATCGTCAGCGCGGACTCGCAGCAGGTCTACCGCGCCTTCGACATCGGCACCGCGAAGCCCACCGCCGAGGAGCTGGCCGCCGTGCCGCACCAGCTGGTCTCCTGCGTGGATCCGCTCGAGCCCTTCTCCGCCGCCGAGTACCAGCGCCGCGCGGACGCGGCCATCGCGGACATCGCTTCACGTGGCCGGCCGGTGTTCGTCGTCGGCGGCACCGGCCTGTACCTGCGCATCCTGCTGCACGGCGTGGTGGACGCGCCTGGCGCCCTGCCTTCGCTGCGCGCGGAGCTGGAGGCGCTCGCGGCGGAGCAGGGGAGGGAGGCCGTGCATCGCCGGCTGGCCGAGGTGGATCCGGAGACCGCCGCGAAGCTGCCCCCCCAGGATCTGGTCCGCGTCGTCCGCGCCCTGGAGATCCACGCGCAGACAGGCGTGCCCGCGTCCGAGTTCCGCCGCGCCCACGCCTTCGCGCCGGACCGCTATCCCTTCCAGCTCTACGTGTTGGAGCCGCCGCGCGAGGCGCTCTACGCCGCCATCAACGCGCGCACGGAGGCGCTCTTCTCGCGGGGGCTCGTGGAGGAGACGCGGGCCCTGCTGGAGCAGGGCTACGCGGACGCGGCCCCCATGCGCAGCGTCGGCTACGTGCAGGCCCGCGCCGTGGTGGAGGGGCGGATGACCCGCGAGAAGGCCATCGCCGACACCGCGCAGGAAACCCGGCGGTACGCCAAGCGGCAACTCACCTGGTTCCGCAAGGAGCCCGGCGCGGTGTTCCTTGCGCCGCCGTACGCCCGTCCCGCCCCGCGGGCGCGGTAG
- a CDS encoding HdeD family acid-resistance protein has protein sequence MRTNVERAPETRPDRPSRGASAMWGGPFLLGLLTAIAGVVLLGATFFTSMVTVFFVGMMLVIGGVLEIAAAIRSRSESRSAFWSFMLGGVLTTVVGILTVMYPAAGLASLTLLIAGYFFASGLFHVITSVMDRYFQWGWDLAYGLISLVLGLSVMARWPASSVWLVGTMVGLAVFFRGISMMSGSLILRKGLHRVEA, from the coding sequence ATGCGAACGAACGTCGAACGCGCGCCGGAGACCCGGCCGGACCGTCCCTCTCGGGGAGCCTCCGCCATGTGGGGCGGCCCCTTCCTCCTGGGCCTGCTGACGGCGATCGCGGGTGTCGTGCTGCTGGGCGCCACATTCTTCACCAGCATGGTGACCGTCTTCTTCGTGGGCATGATGCTGGTGATTGGCGGCGTCCTGGAGATCGCCGCGGCCATCCGCTCACGCAGCGAAAGCCGGAGCGCCTTCTGGTCCTTCATGCTGGGAGGCGTCCTCACCACCGTGGTCGGCATCCTCACGGTCATGTACCCGGCCGCGGGGCTCGCCTCCCTCACGCTGCTGATCGCCGGCTACTTCTTCGCCAGCGGCCTCTTCCACGTCATCACCTCCGTCATGGACCGCTACTTCCAGTGGGGATGGGACCTGGCCTACGGCCTCATCTCCCTGGTCCTGGGCCTCAGCGTGATGGCCAGGTGGCCCGCGTCCTCCGTGTGGCTCGTGGGCACGATGGTGGGGCTCGCCGTCTTCTTCCGAGGCATCTCGATGATGTCCGGCTCGCTCATCCTGCGAAAAGGACTGCATCGCGTGGAGGCCTGA
- a CDS encoding response regulator, translating to MSGTSKLASGSRVAIVGGGIAGAGLAASLLFNGRARGVALDVRVYAGGTEERTAPPALLTPECRSRLAALGCRIPPEWRAHELRGVEIISQGERELLPCAAGGLWVVDGWPKGEGGLDMVRHVLSTAASAQGARFVNRHVERVERQAPAPDAPTAVRNAGPLVVRAQGSGERFHAVALAAGAGPLLGDAFFKGFKPAPSMPAVQARITGGMPGRDLMPVARLWVSPLPSVDALFLIPGASSVYALAFGAAVTPADLCQVLMMAARDGLLDEGFELTSLETTRLPFGPGRTLVAPGQLVVGPAAFGHPLQVGLSETLASCSRAAVALLDGGLDAPSLERRYVRDGLGELMEDAAAGARSITWLCRAGKRAPAAFVAARAKHSAGGVYGGGVLGLSSPTPLGLLSAARWSGVREVVGSWLRTPIEPVPTLVPEVEPDLYYVVDDDADTREALTLLLESTGARVVSFADELALFCAVARRPPTAILLDVVLHWVDGLRLCEGLKQHPLTRDTRVLVMSGLNRPHVRQRALDAGAEAFLPKPVNPDRLLCQLTGRVPDPLGSPRDVIRPAVAETFGEDRFAS from the coding sequence ATGAGCGGGACCAGCAAGCTGGCGAGTGGTTCGAGGGTGGCGATCGTCGGCGGCGGCATCGCCGGGGCGGGGCTCGCGGCCTCCCTTCTCTTCAACGGCCGCGCGCGGGGCGTGGCCCTGGACGTGCGCGTCTACGCGGGAGGCACCGAGGAGCGCACCGCGCCCCCTGCCCTGCTCACGCCGGAGTGCCGCTCGCGGCTCGCCGCGCTGGGCTGCCGGATTCCTCCGGAGTGGCGCGCCCATGAGCTGCGCGGCGTGGAGATCATCTCCCAGGGCGAGCGCGAGCTCTTGCCCTGCGCGGCCGGCGGCCTCTGGGTCGTGGATGGCTGGCCCAAGGGTGAAGGCGGCCTGGACATGGTACGCCACGTGCTGTCCACGGCGGCTAGCGCGCAGGGTGCCCGGTTCGTGAACCGCCACGTGGAGCGCGTGGAGCGGCAGGCGCCCGCCCCGGACGCGCCCACGGCGGTGCGCAACGCGGGGCCCCTGGTCGTCCGCGCGCAGGGCAGCGGCGAGCGCTTCCACGCGGTGGCGCTGGCGGCGGGCGCGGGGCCTCTCTTGGGTGACGCCTTCTTCAAGGGCTTCAAGCCAGCGCCGTCCATGCCGGCGGTGCAGGCGCGCATCACGGGCGGGATGCCGGGCCGCGACCTGATGCCGGTGGCGAGGCTGTGGGTGTCGCCGCTGCCTTCCGTGGACGCGCTGTTCCTGATTCCGGGCGCGTCGTCCGTGTACGCGCTGGCCTTCGGCGCGGCGGTGACGCCCGCGGACCTGTGCCAGGTGCTGATGATGGCCGCGCGCGACGGCCTGCTGGACGAGGGCTTCGAGCTCACCTCGCTGGAGACGACGCGCCTGCCCTTCGGCCCCGGCCGCACGTTGGTGGCGCCCGGGCAGTTGGTGGTGGGCCCCGCGGCCTTCGGCCACCCGCTGCAGGTGGGCCTGTCGGAGACGCTGGCGTCGTGCAGCCGCGCCGCGGTGGCGCTGCTGGATGGCGGGCTGGACGCGCCGTCGCTGGAGCGCCGCTACGTGCGCGATGGGCTGGGCGAGCTGATGGAGGACGCGGCGGCGGGAGCGCGCTCCATCACCTGGCTGTGCCGCGCGGGCAAGCGGGCTCCGGCGGCGTTCGTCGCGGCGCGCGCGAAGCACTCGGCGGGCGGCGTGTACGGCGGCGGCGTCTTGGGGTTGAGCTCCCCCACTCCGCTGGGCCTGCTGTCCGCGGCGCGCTGGTCGGGCGTGCGCGAGGTGGTGGGCTCGTGGCTGCGCACGCCCATCGAGCCCGTGCCCACGCTGGTGCCGGAGGTGGAGCCGGACCTCTACTACGTGGTGGACGACGACGCGGACACGCGCGAGGCGCTCACGCTCCTGTTGGAGAGCACCGGCGCGCGCGTGGTGTCCTTCGCGGACGAGCTGGCGCTGTTCTGCGCGGTGGCGCGCCGTCCGCCCACCGCCATCCTGTTGGACGTGGTGCTACACTGGGTGGACGGCCTGCGTCTGTGCGAAGGCCTCAAGCAGCACCCGCTCACCCGCGACACGCGCGTGCTGGTGATGAGCGGCCTCAACCGTCCGCACGTGCGTCAGCGCGCGCTCGACGCGGGCGCGGAGGCCTTCCTGCCCAAGCCGGTGAACCCGGACCGCCTCCTGTGCCAGCTCACCGGCCGCGTGCCGGACCCGCTCGGTTCGCCGCGTGACGTCATCCGGCCCGCGGTCGCGGAAACATTTGGCGAAGACCGTTTTGCGTCCTGA
- a CDS encoding diguanylate cyclase, with translation MERHGRSSERALLLIIEDDTGVREGLMDLLAPRFDVLAASDADAGVELAREHRPDLVLLDRFLPSGDGLAVLETLQGDVRTETVPVIFLTGDADEATLERCLEMGAVDFIHKPASSRELLARIDRAVRQSEQQRKLQVLAQTDALTGLANFRALSVRLEDEFKRALRYGYALSVVVIDLDHLKAINDGMGHDVGNRAILALATLMQGNLRESDFAARFGGDEFVVLLPHQTSLEAAVFAERLRSELRGVNVQRGDGRPAPFGLSISVGVADHTVDSPRESTEALLKAADAALYEAKREGRDRVVVYGQSVHSSPAQRH, from the coding sequence ATGGAACGGCACGGCCGCAGCAGTGAGCGCGCGCTCCTGCTCATCATCGAGGACGACACCGGCGTGCGCGAAGGCTTGATGGACCTGCTCGCCCCGCGCTTCGACGTGCTGGCCGCATCCGACGCGGACGCGGGCGTGGAGCTGGCGCGCGAGCACCGCCCGGACCTGGTGCTGCTGGACCGGTTCCTGCCCTCCGGGGATGGGCTGGCGGTCCTGGAGACACTCCAGGGCGACGTGCGCACGGAGACGGTGCCGGTCATCTTCCTCACGGGGGACGCGGACGAGGCGACCCTGGAGCGATGTCTGGAGATGGGCGCCGTGGACTTCATCCACAAGCCGGCGAGCTCGCGCGAACTGCTCGCCCGCATCGACCGCGCGGTGCGCCAGAGCGAGCAGCAGCGCAAGCTCCAGGTGCTGGCGCAGACGGACGCGCTCACGGGCCTGGCGAACTTCCGGGCGCTGTCGGTGCGGCTGGAGGACGAGTTCAAGCGCGCCCTGCGCTACGGCTACGCGCTGAGCGTGGTGGTCATCGACCTGGACCACCTGAAGGCCATCAACGACGGCATGGGCCACGACGTGGGCAACCGCGCCATCCTGGCCCTGGCCACGCTGATGCAGGGCAACCTGCGCGAGTCCGACTTCGCGGCGCGCTTCGGTGGGGACGAGTTCGTCGTGCTCCTGCCGCACCAGACGTCGTTGGAGGCCGCGGTGTTCGCGGAGCGCCTGCGCTCGGAGCTGCGCGGCGTGAACGTGCAGCGTGGTGACGGGCGCCCGGCGCCCTTCGGGTTGAGCATCAGCGTGGGCGTGGCGGACCACACGGTCGACTCCCCGCGAGAGAGCACGGAGGCCTTGCTGAAGGCGGCGGACGCCGCGCTCTACGAGGCCAAGCGGGAGGGGCGCGACCGGGTGGTGGTGTACGGCCAGTCGGTCCACTCCTCCCCGGCACAGCGGCACTGA
- a CDS encoding tetratricopeptide repeat protein, whose product MYNLLISLAVGLAVGVLVKFAGGFSWWAGIVPGVIVFFATYIVLARRVSTRVQALMTTVQKDLQGQPANQKEAQGRVDRAVQTLEQGLVWDKWQFLIGPEIHAQIGMLKYMIKDLDGAKPHLEKASGRNYMAKAMEGALHFRRNDVPAMKASFEAAAKSGKKESIVWAVYAWCLLQLKDKDAAQRVLARGVEQNPSDEKLKGSLAQLQNDKRLKMKPYEPLWWQFGLEAPPMMPPQGGGRRVQFTHRR is encoded by the coding sequence ATGTACAACCTCCTCATCTCCCTGGCCGTCGGGCTGGCGGTCGGCGTGCTGGTGAAGTTCGCCGGCGGCTTCTCCTGGTGGGCCGGCATCGTGCCCGGCGTCATCGTCTTCTTCGCCACCTACATCGTGCTCGCCCGCCGGGTCTCCACCCGGGTCCAGGCGCTGATGACGACGGTGCAGAAGGATCTCCAGGGCCAGCCCGCCAACCAGAAGGAGGCCCAGGGCCGCGTGGACCGGGCCGTCCAGACGCTCGAACAGGGCCTGGTCTGGGACAAGTGGCAGTTCCTCATCGGCCCGGAGATCCACGCGCAGATCGGGATGCTGAAGTACATGATCAAGGATCTGGACGGCGCGAAGCCCCACCTGGAGAAGGCCAGCGGCCGCAACTACATGGCCAAGGCCATGGAGGGCGCCCTGCACTTCCGCCGCAACGACGTGCCCGCCATGAAGGCCTCCTTCGAGGCCGCGGCGAAGAGCGGCAAGAAGGAGTCCATCGTCTGGGCCGTGTACGCGTGGTGCCTCCTCCAGTTGAAGGACAAGGACGCGGCCCAGCGCGTGCTCGCGCGCGGCGTGGAGCAGAACCCCTCCGACGAGAAGCTCAAGGGCAGCCTCGCCCAGCTGCAGAACGACAAGCGCCTGAAGATGAAGCCCTACGAGCCGCTCTGGTGGCAGTTCGGCCTGGAGGCGCCGCCGATGATGCCGCCCCAGGGTGGCGGGCGCCGCGTGCAGTTCACCCACCGGCGCTGA
- a CDS encoding response regulator has translation MKVLLVEDDPSLREGMGELVSELADVQAVGTLDEALRALAADRFELVMTDMRIAGGHTDGRGVLEAARRQRHPVAIVSAAGPDEVAQVLHPSVPDALLIKPFQVDDIMDLVERFLELKRQVVAAAREPVAGDSSEWIEALPGVKWAGSAPDSARTWMRLAAEAAFPWNRSQSAHGVLLLEGDLELDGERYAAPCYLFLSQGASPQVKTRAGALAVCVPLRGQA, from the coding sequence ATGAAGGTCCTGCTGGTCGAGGATGATCCGAGCCTCCGCGAAGGAATGGGAGAGCTGGTCTCCGAGCTGGCGGACGTGCAGGCGGTGGGCACCCTCGACGAAGCGCTGCGCGCCCTGGCGGCGGACCGCTTCGAGCTGGTGATGACCGACATGCGCATCGCCGGAGGGCACACGGACGGCCGGGGCGTCCTGGAGGCCGCGCGCCGGCAGCGCCACCCGGTGGCCATCGTCAGCGCCGCCGGTCCGGACGAGGTCGCCCAGGTCCTGCACCCCTCCGTGCCGGACGCGCTGCTGATCAAGCCCTTCCAGGTGGACGACATCATGGACCTGGTGGAGCGCTTCCTGGAGCTCAAGCGCCAGGTGGTCGCCGCCGCCCGGGAGCCCGTGGCCGGGGATTCCTCTGAGTGGATTGAGGCATTACCTGGAGTGAAGTGGGCCGGTTCGGCTCCGGACAGTGCCCGGACCTGGATGCGGCTGGCCGCCGAAGCAGCCTTCCCCTGGAACCGCTCCCAGTCCGCCCATGGCGTCCTCCTTCTGGAGGGTGACCTGGAGCTGGACGGCGAGCGTTATGCCGCGCCGTGCTACCTGTTCCTCTCCCAGGGCGCGTCGCCCCAGGTGAAGACGCGGGCCGGTGCGCTGGCCGTGTGCGTTCCGCTGCGCGGCCAGGCGTAG